The stretch of DNA TCAAAACTTGTATTACTCATATTAGTCATAACCAAAACGTTATTAGTCATCCATTCGCAAAAAAAAACATTATTAGTCATGTCCTAGCAAATTATGCTAGACATAATGGTCGTATAGCTGTTTGATTAAGCTCTAGTCCTGAAGATGTTGAGGGCAGATGCACCATTGATTGTAATCCTTGTGGTTGAGTAATGCAAGTTATTTTCTGCAAAAAAAGAGGGAGTACACGAGTTTCAATAAAATTTGAAGGTTAGCTTCCCATATATAACACATCAACCGTCTTAATCACATCCAATGGATAAAAAAACCATGGAAGTTAATAATCATATCACAACTAGCTAAATATTCTCCCTGGAAAAAATAGTAGTGTTGAGCTAATTGCATGGCTTTGAATTCGACACATATTGGTTCTAGCTAATATCATATTGTACTGCAAGCACTGATTCATTCAGACAATGCTTaagttgagagagagagagactatATATTTCAACACAAAGTTGGTTAAGCAAAGGGAATCGCTATCGCCACTGCCAACGAGCGAACACAGGGCTCACACCTGGCTAGAAACTCATGAGGTCATGTGTTCCTTTGCAACTAGTGTCTAAGTGAATTGGGGAGCGCTTGCTCCCTTTTCAGAAAAAAAATACTTTTCACTCTTTCAACAATTCCAAAAAAGCGCATTAGATGACTCGTTATTATGTTCAAGTTCCAAATTTCTTGAAAAAAATCACCTTATTATGTTGTTGTGAAAAAAACTCAAGGTCCTTTTCTTAAAAAAAGGCCTAAAATAATTTATTTTCTAGCTCCGATTCTAGGTTTTTTTTTGCATACAGACTACAAATCAACAATTCTACGCACTGCTATCTACATGCCAGGTTTGTTTTGAACTTTCTATTTTTTATAGTCTCATCCTTTGAATGTTACTTTCTTTTTTGAAAAATCCAGCAAAATTGTTGGCTTGATTCAGATTTAGCAGAAAGCAACGGAAGAACGACATGGTGAAGATCCGAAGatcaaagaaaaagaaaaacatcAGCCTAAAAGCTGCACAACGACCCTACACTCACAAGGCGGAACGCCATCCACCCACAAGAATACAACGCAACTCCAACTCCGACAGAGAGCTACGAAGAAACTAGGCAAGGTTGGCTTTGAATCTTACTTCATTCTAAGAAATAGAGAGTATGTGATCCCGGGTGCACAAAAACAACATGGTCTACGTTAGCACTTAGCAAGCACTTCACCAGACTTGAGGTTTGTGTGGACTTGTATTAACAATTGAAGAAGTATGGTCCTTGCAAAAAAAAACTGAACAAGTATGGTTATTCAGCATTATGGATCACCATTGAGTTTCATACAAAGCCACTTGCATTTCATTAATGAGCAAGAAGAGAATATATATAAATGTAGTTCTTTATAGATGTAGAATTGTTTACTTAAGCATCTTTGGCTATGAGATAAGGTCATTATGTCTTGTTGTTTACCTTCTatttgctactccctccgtttataaatgtaagatgttctaacttttttTCAGAATCAGATGTATATACTGTTATTTTTCACTCATTTTAGtctgtatgtagtccatattgaaatatccaaaacatcttatatttatAAACAAAGGGATTACTTGTTAATATGTGTTCTCGCATTTACTCGGGTGAACATTAAGGTAGCATGCACAGGCACAGAGGAGAGTTTATAAAAAAAAACTTGCTGTACTATGTTTGGTTTGATGGTTTCGGTAACTTGATAATGTGGTTCACAAATGGGTCAAAGCTCACAAAGTTCGTAAAAAGTAGGACATTATCTCCCTATTATCTATGTGTGCTATGGTTGAGGAGAGTTTATAAAAAAAAACTTGCTGTACTATGTTTGGTTTGATGGTTTCGGTAACTTGATAATGTGGTTCACAAATGGGTCAAAGCTCACAAAGTTCGTAAAAAGTAGGATATTATCTCCCTATTATCTATATGTGCTATGGTTGAGCCAAAGATCACCCAGGACCAAGAGGCGCATGCCTGTACAGGTCATTACAAAACTGTTATACAGTTTACAGTGGGAGTATGTAACTGTGATAAAGGTCATTGCAGAactgtttttctttttttgagcTGCATTGCAGAACTGCTATACTCAGTCACTCACTATCAAAAATTAGAATATGTGTAGAGGGCTATCACTCAGTGGAAGTtaagtaacatatatcaagtaaAATATGGTTGCTAAGAAGCACGGAAGAATAAGTGACAAAGATTCCCGAATGTTAACATAGACTGAACTGTTTGGTGAACTAAGATAAGGAAGACAAATAGATGGTCATTTTCATGTGCGTCAGTGTGAATGTTTAACGACTTGGTCAGGTGATTAATTGCCTACAAAATATTCTATAACCAACCAAAGGATATTGCTTTTTTATAATGCCTAGAATCTAAGTGCATGTACCACAGCTTCACTCATCCCTCCACGCCATCCAAAGATGCTATATGTTGCAATGGTTTATTTCTTTGGTATTCTATGAGTGATTCAGATTTAACATAGAACATGGGAGTACGGAATGAGCTTCGTTGGATTGGAGAAAAATGGCCTCTTTTCCAAGTATACAAAATAGGGATACGTTGATATAAAAGAAGGGGAGAAAATGTTGCCGCCCATGATCGAGAAAAATAGGGATACGTTGATAAAAAAAGAGCCAAAAATTGTTGCTGCCCAGGATCGAACTGGAGACCTTCAGTGTGTAAGACTGACGTGATAACCACTACACCACAGCAACTGTTGTTGACAAATAACCGATTTATATTAAAAGTTAACATATTTGTTGTCCTTTTTCCAGAATTCGCATGCACCGATCCACGCAGAATCGCCTTCGAAGTATCGCATTTTGTATTGTAGGGTTCCGGAAGATGCTACACACTTTGTTCCCTTCGGCTTAAGAGGGGCATCTTCAACATTTATACATAATAATACTAGTTTTTTGTTTGAACTTCGATAATAATACTAGTTGTTAGTAGTAAATTAGTCACATAAGACACATAATGATATggcaagaaaataaataaagagagaaAGAGTAGAGAAGCTAATAATCCTGGCCGAAGTCTCAAGATGCAAAAGAAGAGCAAACTTATAGCTTCCCTCACCTCCTACCGAACAATTTAGACACGTTTCATTAGagttgtactccctccattccaaattacttgtcttggatttgtctagatacggatgtatttagactcattttagtgctagatacctccgtatctagacaaatctaagacaagcaATTCGGAACGGGGGGAGTATATGATAGGTTGTTGGTTAATTATATGAATAGTTGTATACTTACAGAATAACACAAACTACTAACGATGCTCTGAGCCTTCAGACGGATTTCTCGGGCACCCTTGTTGGATTACTAGGTGGATTGCATGGGAATGATTCCTTCATTGGCTGCCTTACACATACATGCCCTGGAAGACTTGAACTCCTTCCACCATGGACATGGTTGAATCTTTCTGACGGTCGTTCGAATTTGTTTCAAAACTAGCGTGAACTACTCGAGTGCAGAAGGCCGAATCACAAACTCACAGCAGATACAAACAGTGACTATGTGCATCTCCACAATAACGGCATCCAGATCTTACAGCTTCGAGCCTGAGATCCAAAGACATCTCTGAACAAAATAAAGGCCATGTCGAATTGTAGCTTACAACTATGAGCTATAGTACAAGGATTGTACATCCAGGAGGCAAGAAAACTAGTATAGGTATTACAAAAAACTTCCCTATAATCGGTGCGACAATCATCTTGTCCACAACCCAGGTTTCATCTGGATTGACTGGCACTAGGTCACTCGCTGTCTGTAAGGTGTATCCATGCATCGGGTATAGAAGAACAACGAGAATTGAAACTGAGCATTCCATAGAGTCAGGTGGGCTGTCTgcaaacagaaaagaaaaaaaaacaatttAGGCCTTACAATAAAGCAGATAATACAATCAACATTGGCACAGAAATAACAAACTAAAATCAATATAATAGCCAGCAAATATAGATCCCAGAAATATAGTGATGCCAGAAAACAACTTCTGGGGCATTTTCAATATGCTCACTGTGAATTGTGATCCACCTTCCTGGAAAAGTCTCTGCTTAATACGGATTTGGCTTATCTCTTTGGTAGATCTAGAAATAAAATGAGCTCATATATTCCCAACGATGCTATCCTGCAACTCAATCAGTGCACAGATGAGCTTGGTAACTTACAACTTATGAGATGTTCCAACTTCTGAATTTGCAAATTCCACGACGTCCTTGGTCAAATGAGGTGCGAATAGATTCCACCATATAGGATACAGAGGGAGATTCCAATAGCTCAATTTCCCGTTCCTGTTATTATGGAATGGTATAAATGCACGGAAGAAAGAAAATGCAACTATGCAAGTAACACAGAAAAAAAGAACAACCGTGCTTACCAGTTCAGCGAGTCGGTCTTCAAAGTTACTCTGGGAACTACTGGCTGGCATAAATACTTTCCTATATGCTTTCCTTAGGCTCCGTACCTTTGATGTTATGAAGAATCCATAACAATCTTATGAGAGAAAGATAATTTACTTGAGTGCAAACATTTAGCTAGTAGTGTTTAGGAACTAAAATCAAACCCTCCAGGAGTCCTTAAGAAAATGGTGCAGAAAGTAACGACAGTTCATGCTTATGGTGGTAGTTTTGAAAAATAAATCCTACACCCTTTGTTTATGAATGCTTGGCACTTTTGACTAAGATTTCTGTGTAGAGAAATACATGATAGTCTCCGCTTCCTAATGCATGTATGGCCTAATGACCTATACAACTCTACTCATGGCCCTCTGCTTGCATTGCCTTATTGCTCCTATTTAGGAATATTATTGTGGAAGGACATTCTAACCATGTATACCTAAATTGTGATTGCTTAGTATGTGTGACCTTGTAAATATGCTAAGTATTCAAGAACAGACGTACTAGTAATGATGATTTTCACATCATAATTCTTCGTGACTACTAGCAAAATCTATGACTAGTTTTAATGGGTGAAATTATCAGATGATGCATATGTCACAAAAAATATCCTCCCAGTAACGCATTGAAATAGTTTACTGTGAATTCGCAATAAATGGCATCATATGTCTATACACTTACCCATATCAGTAAATGGGAGATGAGAAGTGACTAGTACTATTCTAGGTACTCTCTTTGATTCAAGTATCAAACGACGAAAGACAAGCACTGCAGGTGATATCAATAAGGGCTCTAAATTTTAGTAATATGAGCAAACCTCTTGGTCTGAGAAACCGTTGCGCCTGAGACCTTCAAGATTCAGACCACGAAGCTCTGCTCTATCACCTGCAACCATTGTGTATCTTGGAACATCTTGTGCAACCTGATTTAAAGAGAAATGAATGAATCCATAATCAACAGACAAAATATTCAAAGTTTAAACATTGTGAATTGCTTACAACTTAAAGGTGGTGGTAACAACAGTTCTAAGGCCGTTTAATTATTAGGGTTGCTCTCTACATAAAACAGAATAGGTGCATCAATTCCAATTAAGCAATGAGCTAATCAAATATCCAGAAATCCACAGAGCCCCACTTCCACCTCAGCGATTAGGCCCTGCTGGCAGATAGATGAGGTTGTATCACGCTAAATGACATTTGACATGAGTGCCTCCATGCAgaaataatactccctccgttcccaaatataagtctttctagagattccaacaagtgactacatacggaataaaatgagtgaatctacactctaaaatatgtctacatacatccatatgttgttgtccatttgaaatgtctaaaaagacttatatttaggaacggagggagtacttcatAATTTTGTATGATCATGCACCTGTGCCTAGAAAAGCAACATCAGGTAAAGTGTAACATGTACACTGATTCTCTGACTTTAGCTCGCATATCTCGTTTTGTATTTACTATTTGCATTATCTATTAGCACAATTTGGCCGTGGGTAATGGAGAGAGGACTGATCAACAACTAAACCACATGACCTCGATATGAACTCTTTCCATAAGAATTATTCCAATACAAGGGAACACCTAAAGCACATGAATATTTATACTTTGCAGACCAAACATACCACAGAGCCTCCGCCTAGAAATGAGAATGATCCAATGTGACAAAATTGATGGACAACGACAGCCCCAGCAGTATGAGTGCAGTCCTGAAACAATAAAATCTTAACGATGCAGAAATGGGCTCTCGACTAAGAAAATGTGGAGGTTATCACAGTAAAATGATTACTCACTTCAACAATAACATGGCCACCAAATAGAGTATTATTAGCAAAGATGTTATTGCTGCCAATCTTGCAGTCATGTGCTACATGGCAGGACCCCATTATGAGATTATTGTCACCAATAACCTATAAAAAAATGCTTGCTCGTAAAAAGGGAGAAATGAGCTCAGCAAATATATTTGAATCATAGGGAACCTGAATACCGTGCAGTCACAAGGTTTAGAAGATCGGTGAATAGAGCAGTACTCTCTGATCTCATTGTTGTTACCAATGCGTAGAAAGCATTCATCTCCTGGCTGAACAGGAGGAGAAGGGCGTTAATGTTCTGCACAAAGCATAAGATTTCAAGTAACCAAATGAAATGCTCGTCATTCTGAATGTAAGTGTTTGTGTGTCAGCAAAAAAATGATTGACAAACAATAAGCACAAAAGTAGTTGTCTTGAATAAGATTGCATGAACGGGAAACGCTAATCATACACTGCACTATGTGACATCATTACACCAAAGTCAAGTTACTGCTAACCTTATATTTGAGATCTTGGCACTTAACACCAACCACAGCATAGTTCCCAATTACATTATTTTCCCCAATAATTGTTCGTCCAGGTAGATCTGCACCAAGAATAGCACCACTGCCAGAAACTAAATTCCACAGTATGAATAGGGGTAAAAGTATGTTACTGATATAGTGATATGTCATATTTTCACATATCATCGAATTTGCAACATGGACTATCCTGGAACTTTGCAAATTTCAGACTTGAGTGCTGCTGGCTATGGCGTAACTGTTGACAAAAAACTAAGTGCTTCATATGGTGAGAACATTCCTTTTCTAAACTAATAAACCCTGATCAAGAACCTAAAAAGAGATGTGAAGTACATCTCTTTCTTTTGGAGAAAAACAGTACAGAGAGACGGCAGGTCTTGAGATTGGGTGTGGGCTGGTTCCACCACAAGAAACCTTTTGCAGATGTGATGTGAAGTATTTCTGAATCCCTACTGAAACAATATACAACCAGAGTACCAGTAGTCCAGTACCGACCTCCACCAGCACCTAGTGATGTTATTCAAGTCATGGCCACAGCAACCTAAACTTACTTTTGCTTGTACTTTATCTTGGAACAAACTTACAGGTTCTTTCTCGCGTCTATTTCTAGTTTCATGCCAATTTGAATTTTCAAATCATACAATGCAAGCCTTTATGTATTACCAAAAGAGAGAAAAGCCGGAACAGAAAATAGGGAGAGATGTCATCATACGTGTGAACAACACATCCTTCTCCTAGCTCGGTGTGTCCCGTGACATGACTCCCTGTATGTAACTGACAAGCATCACCGATCCTCGCTGAAGCCCCCACGGTGCAAAATGGGCCTATTGTGACACCCTACAAAATAGTTCAGAGCACATAAAAAACACTGATTTTCTACCATACAACTCCAAACTAGAGAATGCATGCCAACAGCCTGAAGATCCCAGAGGGCAGCATATTTCCACAGAAACAGAAAGTAATTATGGAGCACTGAATTCAGAAGGCACAGGTAAACACGAGTGCCGCATGGGCCAGATCCAACAGCCCAGGCACGCCGGCTCCATGGGTGGGATGGTCGGAGAGTAATACTGAAGTAAGTAATGCGTGCACCACTACGAGTATCCAGAAACTCAGTCAGCCATCCCCGAAGCAAAAGCTGCGAGAGATGGGAGGGAGCGATCGGTGAGTGCGTGTGTGTGCCGTGTGCGTGTATGGAGCGCAGGCGGGAGTCTTCACCTGGCCGATGGCGGCGtcggggtggacgacggcggcggGGTGGATGAAGCTCGTGGACGCATCCCTCGCCGATCCCTCCGAGGCACCTGCGGGCCGCCGGGCATGGGAGGCAATCCCGCATGAGTGAGGGTGACGCTAATGGAGATTAGTTAGGAAACGATGAGAAGAGGGGGAGAGCGCGCGTACTTGCTTGGAGATGGCGCGAGGCGATGAGGAGACGGGGGGAAAGGAGGCGGCCGGCGgcgcgagaggcggcggcggcggccatggaGGGGGAAAGGGGCAGGTGGACCGCTGTGAATGAGGTCAGCCAGGGTTACGGGTACCCGCTGCTCCGATGCTGCCTGTGTGCGTCTATCAGCGTCAGCATTCCAGCGGTACAGCCGCAGCCGCACGCCCGCTGCCAAGACACACGCGGCAGTCCCGCGGCCTGCTCTTCGGCGACAGCAGCCGATCTTTGCCGCAATTTACACATACCGTAgtctctttttcttttctttttgaacTTATTACACATACCGTAGTTTGCTCAGGTTATGTACACGACCTTGGAGCTCCAGGATCATCTCGACCAAAACATATAGCTAAAGAATCGTACGATTTGACTGTGTACACGGTTCGCTTTTCTTTCCTCCGAAGAAAAGAAAAGGCGGCTCGCGGACGTCTTAGCCGTATGGGGTTTTGCCCTTCGTTCAACGCAATAATCTCATTTTTGGCGAGCCACCTTAGATGTCTACAAAACTGTATATCAGTAATGGAGCCGCATCGAGTTCGGGTGTGgaggtgatttgtcatttttttcTTTGATGGCCGTTGTGGTGGTGCCAGAAGGCAGGTGACGAATGTCGGTGTAGAGCTCGGAGGATTGTTCATTCTTGTTTGTAATTTTACTTCTTGGCTGGTGTTCATTTGTGCAAAGACTATCTTTCGGCTTTCTTTTCAGTTTTCCCACGTTGATATGTGCGTGAGTTGTACCATGGTCCTTATGATATAAATGAGACACATATTACTATGAAAAAAACATAGCTAAAAGAGAAAAATTCACTGTAGGTCACTAAACTTGAGCCGGATGACACATTAGTACTACTATTTCAAAATACCCGAACTACGGTCTAAATACTTGCGCTAGGGGTTCACTTTGGTCCATGTATACGATTTTGTGTACGTATTTGCTGACTTGGCCGCCAGCTCACTTTGACCGCCACCTGGTCGTGCCTTCGGTGAATACTAGTCCATCCAAGgggttttttttgcaaaaacgCCGTGACCATTAAACTGGAGAGAAGAATCAGCCACTGCACGTCCTTCCAGCAAGCCGCTGATCAGCCACTGCACGTCCCTCTAGTCCACGGGCCAGGTCACGGCAATGGGGCTACTCACCATGCACCGCCTCCCCTGCCCCGCGCTCCGCTGTTTCCACACCAGGTACCCCTCCGCACTGTCCTTCCCCATGGCGAACGCGTCGGCGCGCTCCCCGCCGTCAGTTATCGGCTTGCCCTGCCGGTCCGTCACGTCGGCCGTCTTCATGATCGCCGACCGCACCATCGCCGGGCTCCATGAAGGGTGCGCTGACCTGACCAGCGCCGCGATGCCGCTCGCGTGCGGGCATGCTATCAACGCCCCCGACAGCACCGTGAAGTTGGACCGTCACTCGTCGCCGTCTAGCCCCGATGGGCTCACGCTGCCCGGCCACGCCGCGATGATGTTAACCCCGGGGGCGCCGGCGGTGAGCATCCAGGGCGCTTCGTTGGCCACGGAGCTCGGCTACGGCCCGTTGTTACCGGCGGCGCTCACGACGAAGACGCCGCGCACCGTGGCACGGAAGCTGCCGATGGCGATGCTGTCCTCGAAGTCAGCCTGACCTCGAAGAGCGGGATGGGGAAGCCGCCGAGGGAGAGCGACAACACGTCGACGCCGCCACGCACCGCGTCGTCCATCCCGGCGAGGATATCAGAGCTGAAGCATCCGTTGAACCAGCAGACCTTGTACGCGGCGACGTGTGCGCCGGAAGCCACGCCGCGCGCCTCCCCAGCCCCGGCGCCGAGAACACCGGCTCCGGCCACGGCGGCCCCCACGGTCGTCGACGCCATGTTAGTCCCGTGCCCGTGCGCGTCCCGCGGCGAAGCGTACTCCCGCGCGCGCTGCGGCGTCCGACGGGTCTGTCGGGTAGTTGGCGCGGTGGCCCTTGGAGTAGAACCGCACGCCGACGAGCTTCTAGTTGCAGTTCGTCGCGTTGAACCGCTCCCCGGTCTAGCACACGCCCGGCCACCGATCCGGCACCGGCGGCATCCCGCGGTCGTCGAAGCTTGGGCTCTCCGGCCACACGCCAGTGTCGAGCACCCCGCCGACCACACCGCGGCCATACCGCGCGCGTGCCCACGCCTCGGTCGGGCACACGTTAAGGCTGAGGAACCGGTACGAGTACGTGGTGTGCAGCTCGACCCGGCGGTCCTCGCGCACCGACGCGACGCCCTGCAGCGCCCGCAGAGCTGCCGCTTCGCCGACCGTGAGCCGCGCCGCAAAGCCGTCGAACACGGTGTGGTAAGAGTACAACAGCCTTGACGACGGCTTCCACTGGCGCTTTGCATCTTGCTCCACTGAGGAAGGCAAGGATTTAACGATGAAGGCGAGGTGCCAGTCGTGCTCGAAGATCCGCGTGGGTGCAGCTGGACAATGTAGGTCCGCAGAGCCTCCTCCTGATCCGCGGCGGTGCCATGAAGAAACACCAACgaggaggagaggaagaggaaCACCGCGTGGGAGGCGAACAGGTGGAGGAAACCCATGGCTGCCTTGCTAAGCAATCGAGCAGTTGTTCGCTTTGGTTTGCGACGGTGAGGTGGGAGATGGAGAGGTGGGTGGGAGATCGAATTTCGCGGACGACGATGACGTGGCTGGGCGAGCGTGTCTGTCCTGAGAGACGACGCTTCCTCTGGCAGGCGGAGGCGGGACCGTGAGCAAGAGGCACAGCACATTAGGTGGAATGGAAGACGCCAAGGAGGAGGGGCGAGCAGCAGTGGAACGCAGTGATGGCTCGCTCGCACACCCTGCTTTGCCGGCCTAGGCGCGCACTGGAGGGAGTAATGGCAGGCAGGGCCGTCCGGGCTCCGGCCGCTAGTCACCCGATGGAGCTCTGACTGACGCTGGGTTCCTTAATGGCGCAGACACGGgtagagagagaggaggaagacTGAGGGAGGAGGAGCGTATCTGCCTCGTGCGTGCCATTTATGATGCCCGCTGCCTTCTTGCTTCTGTTGCACTCCAGGCGGCGGAACAAGGAGGACCGGGGGCGGCGCCGAGTTGAGCAGGAGGCGCCGAGTTGGACCGGGGCTGGTTTAATGGTCATGCTGTTTTTGCAAAAAAACCCTGGATGGATTAGTATTCACCGAAGGCACGATCAGGTGGCGGTTAAAGCGAGCTGGCGGCCGCTAactcggccaagtcagcaaaTACGTACACAAAATCGTATACATGGACCAAAGTTTAGTGACGTAGAGTGAATTTTTCTCTAGCTAAAACCCCAAAACAGAACTTTTGGGTCTTTTTAACACAAGCAGTGGACCCACAGCAGACCAAAATATGCATACCAAAAGTGTAGAATGTAGAGGGGTGTTGAACTTGTCTCGTCTACTCACTTTGCTCACTGTACTCAAGAATGTTGGTTTATAGATGGGTTCACGCCCATATAATCAATAATCTCTGGTTTTTTTGCGGGTGAAATAATCTCTGGTTAATCTCCAAGGCTCATATAGGTGCATGGCAAGTTGAGAAGAGTTGAGATCTCTTTGATAAGGGATGCTCTTCCTCTTACTATTGGGGTATTACTCCCATAAAGGTGTAGCGACTAGACctaaacagtctgatctctgtgcatcagtgtcatcactggatcggtaatgctgacacgcacagtatctgaagatttataacagagtagcaatcacacatttattatatcgaatgtctcaaaagagaacttattacaataaatatggcttaaggccatctaatacgaaaacagcggaaggcttggaagataaagtgagcccatcaactccaacggcatcactgagtgaaagatcacgacctaaggctccttactcgtc from Triticum urartu cultivar G1812 chromosome 3, Tu2.1, whole genome shotgun sequence encodes:
- the LOC125544732 gene encoding probable acyl-[acyl-carrier-protein]--UDP-N-acetylglucosamine O-acyltransferase, mitochondrial isoform X2, which produces MAAAAASRAAGRLLSPRLLIASRHLQASASEGSARDASTSFIHPAAVVHPDAAIGQGVTIGPFCTVGASARIGDACQLHTGSHVTGHTELGEGCVVHTGAILGADLPGRTIIGENNVIGNYAVVGVKCQDLKYKPGDECFLRIGNNNEIREYCSIHRSSKPCDCTVIGDNNLIMGSCHVAHDCKIGSNNIFANNTLFGGHVIVEDCTHTAGAVVVHQFCHIGSFSFLGGGSVVAQDVPRYTMVAGDRAELRGLNLEGLRRNGFSDQEIVMDSS
- the LOC125544732 gene encoding probable acyl-[acyl-carrier-protein]--UDP-N-acetylglucosamine O-acyltransferase, mitochondrial isoform X1, whose protein sequence is MAAAAASRAAGRLLSPRLLIASRHLQASASEGSARDASTSFIHPAAVVHPDAAIGQGVTIGPFCTVGASARIGDACQLHTGSHVTGHTELGEGCVVHTGAILGADLPGRTIIGENNVIGNYAVVGVKCQDLKYKPGDECFLRIGNNNEIREYCSIHRSSKPCDCTVIGDNNLIMGSCHVAHDCKIGSNNIFANNTLFGGHVIVEDCTHTAGAVVVHQFCHIGSFSFLGGGSVVAQDVPRYTMVAGDRAELRGLNLEGLRRNGFSDQEVRSLRKAYRKVFMPASSSQSNFEDRLAELEREIELLESPSVSYMVESIRTSFDQGRRGICKFRSWNIS